Proteins from one Halovivax limisalsi genomic window:
- a CDS encoding CapA family protein, with translation MGENYHRRRVLQGLSAASVGALAGCTSSWFDPEPAPVDPAPAGDYYDEATVSGVVTDLDGSGLADVAVSAFRTDETLDTIVTDESGRFELTIDGPVWIRAEADGYLPQLEAARPRRSYRLALTPSAGTISLSFGGDVMFGRRFYRSNDDALSYRFRIDPSSRSADHRRILDPVAPIFETADVSSVNLETPLTTSEWRHPEKLYSFVSHPVAAEALADAGLSYAALGNNHVFDALTPGLEDTIGALDDAGIHHSGAGFDRDAAWEPAIVTRDGIDVAFLSCTTITGEQYDLDWSADREPDRSHTVERAGDSITVSGGAGVAEPTDDRLAGAVERATERADVVVVQIHGGDEYAREPTPRLERLTDAAASAGADLVVNHHPHVAGGIERRNGALVAWTLGNLIFDQNIWATLQSYTLTAHVTREGVLRASITPILLEGYVPKGVTGRLATSVARSTAATSVTRSSGDTSEASLLPSPTGLVDTTAVTPELSRREVSLSGDATIFAGSTSWIESLSVEDGSVALGRERFPTGQFGDPIVDEDRFEGPLWRFGRHGDSSGPGLGREYASGLRLARHSGNVDNALLSPWLRLPVSNERLTLSTVYRTTDDEGLELAVSWYDDTGGSSFTQDRWAIDGTDGEWARLTLDLVRPDDAQYVDCFWILSPPEVHEREVRFDELRLVEWRDEPAPAFDADHLRVDGEALVEFAGHAHREDALGWVELWAERRASPSERL, from the coding sequence ATGGGAGAAAATTACCACCGGAGGCGCGTCCTCCAAGGACTCTCCGCCGCCTCCGTCGGCGCGCTCGCGGGCTGTACCTCGTCGTGGTTCGATCCCGAACCGGCGCCGGTCGATCCGGCGCCCGCCGGCGACTACTACGACGAGGCGACGGTTTCCGGCGTCGTGACGGATCTCGACGGATCGGGGCTCGCCGACGTCGCCGTCAGTGCGTTTCGGACCGACGAGACCCTGGATACCATCGTCACCGACGAGTCCGGCCGATTCGAGCTGACGATCGACGGGCCGGTCTGGATCCGTGCCGAGGCGGACGGCTACCTTCCACAGCTCGAAGCGGCCCGGCCGCGTCGATCGTACCGCCTCGCGCTGACCCCGTCAGCGGGAACGATCTCGCTCTCGTTCGGCGGCGACGTGATGTTCGGGCGGCGGTTCTACCGCTCGAACGACGACGCGCTGTCGTACCGGTTCCGGATCGACCCGTCGTCGCGATCGGCTGATCACCGGCGGATCCTCGATCCCGTGGCGCCCATCTTCGAGACCGCCGACGTCTCGTCGGTCAACCTCGAGACGCCGCTGACGACGTCCGAGTGGCGCCACCCGGAGAAACTGTACTCGTTCGTCAGCCACCCCGTCGCGGCCGAGGCGCTGGCAGATGCCGGCCTCTCATACGCCGCGCTCGGAAATAACCACGTCTTCGACGCGCTCACGCCGGGGCTCGAAGACACGATCGGGGCGCTCGACGACGCCGGCATCCACCACTCCGGTGCCGGCTTCGATCGCGACGCCGCCTGGGAACCCGCGATCGTCACGCGCGACGGTATCGACGTCGCCTTCCTCTCGTGTACGACGATCACCGGCGAGCAGTACGACCTCGACTGGTCGGCCGACCGTGAGCCCGATCGGTCGCACACGGTCGAACGCGCCGGCGACTCCATCACCGTCTCGGGCGGCGCCGGGGTCGCCGAACCGACCGACGACCGCCTCGCAGGCGCGGTCGAGCGCGCCACCGAGCGCGCGGACGTCGTCGTCGTGCAGATCCACGGCGGCGACGAGTACGCTCGCGAGCCGACGCCACGACTCGAACGCCTCACGGACGCGGCGGCCTCGGCCGGCGCCGACCTGGTCGTCAACCACCATCCTCACGTGGCAGGCGGCATCGAGCGCCGCAACGGCGCGCTCGTCGCCTGGACGCTGGGGAATCTGATATTCGACCAGAACATCTGGGCGACGCTACAGTCGTACACCCTCACGGCCCACGTCACTCGCGAGGGCGTGCTCCGGGCGTCGATCACCCCGATCCTCCTCGAGGGCTACGTGCCGAAGGGCGTCACCGGGCGGCTCGCGACGTCGGTCGCTCGCTCGACCGCCGCCACGTCGGTTACCCGGTCGAGTGGCGACACGTCGGAGGCGTCGCTCCTCCCATCGCCGACCGGACTCGTCGATACGACGGCGGTCACGCCGGAACTCTCCCGACGGGAGGTCTCGCTCTCGGGCGACGCGACGATCTTCGCCGGGTCGACCAGCTGGATCGAGTCGCTCTCGGTCGAGGACGGGAGCGTCGCCCTCGGTCGCGAGCGGTTCCCGACGGGGCAATTCGGCGATCCGATCGTCGACGAGGATCGCTTCGAGGGACCGCTCTGGCGGTTCGGGCGCCACGGCGACTCGTCGGGGCCCGGACTGGGTCGCGAGTACGCGAGCGGGCTCCGGCTCGCTCGCCACAGCGGCAACGTGGATAACGCCCTCCTCAGCCCCTGGCTCAGGCTCCCCGTCTCGAACGAGCGCCTCACCCTCTCGACCGTCTACCGGACGACGGACGACGAGGGACTCGAACTCGCCGTCTCTTGGTACGACGACACCGGCGGCTCGTCGTTCACCCAGGATCGCTGGGCCATCGACGGGACCGACGGCGAGTGGGCTCGCCTCACGCTCGACCTCGTCCGCCCGGACGACGCCCAGTACGTCGATTGCTTTTGGATCCTCAGCCCGCCCGAGGTTCACGAACGCGAGGTTCGGTTCGACGAACTGCGACTCGTCGAGTGGCGGGACGAGCCCGCACCCGCGTTCGACGCCGACCACCTCCGCGTCGACGGCGAAGCGCTGGTCGAGTTCGCCGGTCACGCCCATCGCGAGGACGCGCTCGGCTGGGTTGAACTCTGGGCCGAACGCCGGGCATCCCCCAGCGAACGACTGTGA
- a CDS encoding aminopeptidase → MDPRIREHAAVIANHSVGLQEDDTVVIDAHPVAEDLVVALCEEIGDAGGKPLWTVNRAGKRANRAYLRAAGGEFETPEHELALIEETDVYIAVRAGPNATETSDVDPAVNTAYRTAYRPVMEERLDKRWCLTQFPAPGNAQLAEMSTEAYENFVWDAVNKDWADQRAHQEQLVEILDPADEVRIVSGEETDVTMSIAGNHAINDHGKFNLPGGEVFTAPVPDSVEGTVRFDMPLYHEGREVTDAYLKFEDGEVVAHEAGKNEAVLTEVLETDDGARRLGELGIGMNRDIDEFTYNMLFDEKMGDTVHMAVGRAYDETVGEDNEANDSSTHVDMIVDMSEDSFIEVDGERVQEDGTFVFEESED, encoded by the coding sequence ATGGATCCGCGCATTCGCGAACACGCCGCCGTCATCGCCAACCACTCGGTCGGTCTGCAGGAGGACGATACCGTCGTCATCGACGCCCACCCCGTCGCCGAGGACCTGGTCGTCGCGCTCTGCGAGGAGATCGGCGACGCGGGCGGGAAACCGCTCTGGACGGTCAATCGCGCCGGCAAGCGCGCCAACCGCGCCTACCTGCGCGCCGCGGGCGGCGAGTTCGAGACGCCGGAGCACGAACTCGCGCTCATCGAGGAGACCGACGTCTACATCGCCGTCCGCGCCGGGCCGAACGCGACGGAGACCAGCGACGTCGACCCGGCGGTGAACACCGCCTACCGCACGGCCTACCGACCGGTCATGGAGGAACGGCTGGACAAGCGCTGGTGTCTCACCCAGTTCCCCGCCCCCGGTAACGCCCAGCTCGCCGAGATGAGCACCGAAGCCTACGAGAACTTCGTCTGGGACGCCGTCAACAAGGACTGGGCCGACCAGCGCGCACACCAGGAACAGCTCGTCGAGATCCTCGACCCCGCCGACGAGGTCCGCATCGTGAGCGGCGAGGAGACCGACGTCACGATGTCGATCGCGGGCAACCACGCCATCAACGACCACGGGAAGTTCAACCTGCCCGGCGGCGAGGTCTTCACCGCGCCCGTCCCTGACTCCGTCGAGGGCACCGTCCGGTTCGACATGCCGCTGTACCACGAGGGACGCGAGGTGACCGACGCCTACCTGAAGTTCGAGGACGGCGAAGTCGTCGCCCACGAGGCCGGCAAGAACGAGGCCGTCCTCACCGAGGTACTGGAGACCGACGACGGCGCCCGCCGCCTGGGCGAACTCGGCATCGGCATGAACCGCGACATCGACGAGTTCACGTACAACATGCTCTTCGACGAGAAGATGGGCGACACCGTCCACATGGCGGTCGGCCGCGCCTACGACGAGACCGTGGGCGAGGACAACGAGGCCAACGACTCCTCGACGCACGTCGACATGATCGTCGACATGAGCGAGGACTCGTTCATCGAAGTGGACGGCGAGCGGGTTCAGGAGGATGGGACGTTCGTGTTTGAGGAAAGCGAGGATTGA